The window CGCCCTCATCGGCCTGCTCGGCCTGTCCACCGGCGGCGCGGGCACCTATCTGGTCGGAACCCGGCTCCGCCGCCAGACCCACGGGATGGGCCCGGGCGAACTCCGCCGGATGTACGACTACCACGACGCGATCCTGCACGCCGTACGGGAGGGGCTGCTGCTGGTCGACGACGCGGGCAGACTGACGCTCTGCAACGACGGCGCCAGGGAGCTTCTGGGCCTGTACGGCGAGATGGACGGGCGGCACGTCACCGAGCTGGGCCTGCCCCCCTCCCTCACCGAACTGCTGGCGACCGGGGAGAACCGGACCGACGAGATCCATCTGACCGGGGAGCGGACGCTCGTGGTGAACGTCGCCGTGGTCCGCTCCGGCAACCGTTCGCTCGGCACCGTGGTCACCCTGCGCGACCACACCGAGCTGCAGTCCCTGACCGGGCAGCTCAACGCCGAACGCGGCTTCGCCGACTCCCTGCGCGCCGCCGCGCACGAGTCGGCCAACCGCCTGCACACCGTCATCACCCTGGTCGAGCTGGGCCGCGCCGAGCAGGCCGTGGCCTTCGCGACCGCGGAACTCCGGGCCGCGCAACAGCTCACCGACCGGGTGGTGGGCGCGGTGCGCGAACCGGTGCTCGCGGCGCTGCTGCTGGGCAAGAGCGCCGAGGCCGCCGAGCGCGGCGTGGAACTGATGATCAGTCCGGACACCGACCTCGACGACATCGGCCTGGACGAGCGGGACCTGGTGACGATCCTCGGCAACCTGATAGACAACGCGGTGGACGCGGCCATGGCGGGTGTCGCACCGGCGCAGGTGGACGTCCGTCTACTGACCGACGAGTCGGCCTTCCTGGTGAGCGTGGCCGACAGCGGGCCCGGGCTGGACGCGGCCACGGCACGGGAGGCCTTCCGGCGGGGCTGGACCACCAAGGGCGACGGGCGTGGCCTCGGGCTGGCCATGGTCGGGCAGGCGGTCCGCCGCCTGGGCGGCACGATCGACGTCGGCCGTGGGCCGGGAGCGGTGTTCACCGTACGGCTGCCGCTGCGCGGGAAGGGCGATTCATGATCTCGGTGCTGGTCGTCGAGGACGAGGAGATCACCGCGGAGGCGAACCGCGTCTTCGTGGAGCGGGTGCCCGGTTTCCGGGTGGCGGGGGTGACCAGG of the Streptosporangium album genome contains:
- a CDS encoding sensor histidine kinase, giving the protein MDVGKVVGLRTLSGWIRRWSLARQMLALQIVVVGVTVAGGVVLTFLQTSELLVEEAAGKARAVTVSVADSPSVLAALGDSAVLQPYAERVRQETGVDFITIMSTGGLRYTHPNPAQIGRPFLGTIAPALKGETFTETYTGTLGPSVRAVAPVRDGDGTVRALVSAGITVEKIGVRLHGQLAGAALIGLLGLSTGGAGTYLVGTRLRRQTHGMGPGELRRMYDYHDAILHAVREGLLLVDDAGRLTLCNDGARELLGLYGEMDGRHVTELGLPPSLTELLATGENRTDEIHLTGERTLVVNVAVVRSGNRSLGTVVTLRDHTELQSLTGQLNAERGFADSLRAAAHESANRLHTVITLVELGRAEQAVAFATAELRAAQQLTDRVVGAVREPVLAALLLGKSAEAAERGVELMISPDTDLDDIGLDERDLVTILGNLIDNAVDAAMAGVAPAQVDVRLLTDESAFLVSVADSGPGLDAATAREAFRRGWTTKGDGRGLGLAMVGQAVRRLGGTIDVGRGPGAVFTVRLPLRGKGDS